One part of the Chryseobacterium mulctrae genome encodes these proteins:
- a CDS encoding glycosyltransferase family 4 protein, translating to MKKIAYIEIDTHAEIAADFMNLMNDSEEFSVDYYFSERIKNQIQTSDEAVFLSDNSMILDQLKSKKYYLIIIGTVHRYFNTFLNITNKYKTAVIVHNLNFSKASKLGLIKNVFKEDVIYRLKLWWKEGLFNTSKVYKKSKNLLVLDKEFSSQECQFLPLFYTKEFPQNKNERFTVVIPGGVSQKRRDYQHVLEVIQKAERAKNIEFVFLGKAKGEELEAIERISNQFNITYFKERVSQQDFEMWMKKADVLWCPIQQQTEFFSQKEVYGKTKMTGNIGDAIKFGKIAVFPANYTSNLDFIVPEKENVIEQFYELQNAQYDFQKEYSKQTVLENLENLLHKLT from the coding sequence TTGAAAAAAATAGCTTACATAGAAATCGATACCCACGCAGAAATTGCGGCCGATTTTATGAATTTGATGAACGATTCAGAAGAATTTTCTGTGGATTATTATTTTTCAGAAAGAATTAAAAATCAGATTCAAACAAGTGACGAAGCTGTTTTTTTATCAGATAATTCGATGATTTTAGACCAGCTTAAATCTAAGAAATATTACCTGATTATTATTGGAACAGTTCATCGTTACTTCAATACTTTTTTGAATATTACCAATAAATATAAAACAGCTGTTATTGTTCATAATCTCAATTTTTCAAAGGCTTCCAAATTAGGTTTAATCAAAAATGTTTTCAAAGAAGATGTTATTTACCGATTGAAATTATGGTGGAAGGAAGGTCTTTTTAATACATCAAAAGTTTATAAAAAATCAAAGAATCTTTTGGTTTTGGATAAAGAATTTTCTTCGCAGGAATGTCAGTTTTTGCCACTTTTTTACACCAAAGAATTTCCTCAAAATAAGAATGAAAGATTCACTGTTGTAATTCCGGGCGGAGTTTCTCAAAAAAGACGTGATTATCAACATGTTTTAGAGGTAATTCAAAAAGCTGAAAGAGCGAAAAACATTGAATTTGTTTTTTTAGGTAAAGCAAAAGGAGAGGAGCTTGAAGCGATTGAGAGAATTTCTAATCAATTTAATATTACCTATTTCAAAGAAAGAGTTTCGCAGCAAGATTTTGAAATGTGGATGAAAAAAGCGGATGTTTTGTGGTGCCCGATTCAGCAGCAAACAGAATTTTTCAGCCAAAAAGAAGTGTACGGAAAAACAAAAATGACCGGAAATATTGGGGATGCAATAAAGTTTGGTAAAATCGCTGTTTTCCCCGCAAATTATACTTCAAATCTAGATTTTATTGTTCCTGAAAAAGAAAATGTTATTGAGCAGTTTTACGAATTGCAGAATGCTCAATATGATTTTCAGAAAGAATACAGCAAACAAACAGTTCTTGAAAATTTAGAAAATCTTCTTCACAAGCTTACTTAA
- a CDS encoding glycosyltransferase — MKFLIIIPAHNEENNLPFTLDSLQQQSFKDFKVVVVNDGSTDKTSEVIKKYADRDSRFETINLEKSLHQPGSKVVAAFKKGLKTQDLNQFDVICKFDSDIILSENYLQTVADSFVKNPDYGLVGGLLYVEKNGEWVYEGNSNKHHVRGPMKAYRKECFLQMGGLRETLGWDNIDAILLQNLGWKEVVLPDLHVKLIKVKGADYTIKPADYYGRYFYFLGLNRFLTYVAAAKESAKIKSPSFLFQIISSYEKCKSQNLELKISKDEQKVINEQRWNQFKKKWFKM, encoded by the coding sequence TTGAAATTTTTAATCATAATTCCTGCACACAACGAGGAAAATAATCTTCCGTTTACTTTAGATTCTTTACAACAGCAAAGTTTTAAGGATTTTAAAGTAGTAGTGGTGAATGATGGCTCGACTGATAAAACTTCAGAGGTCATTAAAAAATACGCTGACCGAGATTCCCGATTTGAAACCATTAATTTGGAAAAATCCCTGCACCAACCAGGTTCAAAGGTAGTTGCGGCTTTTAAAAAAGGTTTAAAAACCCAGGATTTGAATCAGTTTGATGTTATCTGCAAGTTTGATTCGGATATTATCTTGTCTGAAAATTATTTACAAACTGTCGCAGATTCTTTTGTGAAAAACCCTGATTACGGTTTGGTTGGAGGACTATTATATGTTGAAAAAAACGGAGAATGGGTGTATGAAGGAAATTCCAACAAACATCATGTTCGTGGTCCGATGAAAGCGTATCGAAAGGAATGTTTTCTTCAAATGGGTGGTTTGCGTGAAACATTGGGTTGGGATAATATTGATGCAATTCTTCTGCAAAATTTAGGGTGGAAAGAAGTTGTTCTTCCTGATTTACACGTAAAATTAATTAAAGTAAAAGGTGCAGATTATACCATAAAACCAGCTGATTATTATGGACGATATTTTTATTTCTTAGGCTTAAATCGCTTCCTGACTTATGTTGCGGCAGCAAAAGAATCTGCAAAAATAAAATCGCCTTCTTTTTTATTTCAGATTATCAGTTCGTACGAAAAATGCAAATCTCAAAATCTTGAGTTGAAAATTTCAAAAGATGAACAAAAAGTGATTAATGAGCAGCGTTGGAATCAGTTTAAGAAGAAATGGTTTAAAATGTGA
- a CDS encoding CynX/NimT family MFS transporter, with amino-acid sequence MKNKIREGFSYILLIINVLVLVLVSSNLRSPITSVGPVLNQISNSLHLNNLQSSMLTSIPLMMFASCSVLVSKFSHRFSINRFLLYALIILSFGLFMRVFGSVWTLFTGSVFIGLGVCIGNVITPGYIKNNFPKQIGLMTGIFAVSMNLTAALASGYSVSLGEWTGYGWRGSLGIWLVIALLALFVVAVELLLNKSRVQQTGTSLVKSDFNMFKSKQAWNISIFMGLQSLVYYSLISWLPAVLGDYGMQGNEPGWILFIIQISMIPITFVGPIIANKMKDQKAMIVFIFILMLTSVLMFAWLRSEWIYVTAVLLGLSNGLSFSLSILFFSLRTKSSANAIKISGMAQSVGYLIAAFGPAIFGKLHDFDFSWKWSFYFLGLSITTMFYFGMKAARRKFVED; translated from the coding sequence ATGAAAAATAAAATAAGAGAGGGTTTTTCTTACATCCTGTTGATAATAAATGTGTTAGTTTTGGTTTTAGTGTCTAGTAATTTGCGTTCTCCCATTACTTCTGTAGGTCCGGTTCTGAATCAAATTAGTAATTCGCTTCATTTAAATAATTTGCAAAGCAGTATGCTCACGTCAATTCCTCTCATGATGTTTGCGAGTTGTTCGGTTTTGGTGAGTAAATTTTCGCACCGTTTCAGTATCAATCGATTTTTATTATACGCATTGATTATTTTAAGTTTCGGGCTTTTTATGCGAGTATTTGGCTCGGTCTGGACTTTATTTACTGGGTCAGTATTTATTGGCTTAGGAGTTTGTATCGGAAATGTTATTACGCCGGGTTATATTAAAAATAATTTTCCGAAACAGATAGGTTTAATGACCGGTATTTTTGCAGTCTCTATGAATCTTACTGCTGCTTTGGCTTCAGGATACAGTGTGAGTCTTGGTGAATGGACAGGATATGGATGGCGTGGTTCTTTAGGAATTTGGCTCGTAATTGCATTGTTAGCATTGTTTGTCGTAGCTGTAGAATTGTTGCTGAATAAATCTAGAGTACAACAGACTGGGACTTCGCTTGTTAAATCTGATTTTAATATGTTTAAATCTAAACAGGCTTGGAATATCAGTATTTTTATGGGACTTCAGTCTTTAGTGTATTATTCATTAATCTCTTGGCTGCCGGCTGTTCTTGGCGATTATGGAATGCAGGGAAACGAACCGGGTTGGATTTTATTTATCATACAGATTTCGATGATTCCAATCACTTTTGTAGGGCCAATTATTGCAAATAAAATGAAAGATCAAAAAGCGATGATCGTTTTTATCTTTATATTGATGCTCACCAGTGTTTTGATGTTTGCCTGGTTGAGATCAGAATGGATTTATGTAACCGCAGTATTATTAGGTTTATCAAATGGTCTTTCATTTAGTTTATCAATTTTATTTTTCTCTTTACGAACAAAATCCAGTGCCAATGCAATTAAAATTTCAGGAATGGCACAATCTGTAGGGTATTTGATAGCAGCTTTCGGACCAGCTATTTTTGGTAAATTACACGATTTTGACTTCTCTTGGAAGTGGTCTTTTTACTTTTTAGGACTTTCGATTACAACAATGTTTTATTTTGGAATGAAAGCGGCAAGAAGAAAATTTGTAGAAGATTAA
- the aspA gene encoding aspartate ammonia-lyase has product MENFRQESDLLGELNVPLNAYYGVQTQRAIDNFKISGQLLSSYPEFIKGLAYVKKAAAKTNYELGLLDQDLYFKIAETCDELIGGLFHSEFPVDMIQGGAGTSINMNANEVIANRVLEKLGKNKGEYEFCSPNDHINLSQSTNDAYPTAIKMGLLQMNENLVKKLVGIVEAFREKGKEFHDVIKMGRTQLQDAVPMTMGQEFEAFAATLEEDISKLNNNANLFVEVNMGATAIGTGINAPIGYATLCAKNLAELTGYPVISAPDLVEATPDTGSYVIYSSAMKRLAVKLSKICNDLRLLSSGPRAGLSEINLPPMQPGSSIMPGKVNPVIPEVVNQVCFKVIGNDLTVTFAAEAGQLQLNVMEPVLSHAIMENIHFLCNALETLREKCVIGITANKDVCLNMVKHSIGIVTALNPYIGYKQSTKIAKEALETGKSVYNLVLEQNLLSQEKLDEILDPKNMLKPHNK; this is encoded by the coding sequence ATGGAAAATTTCAGACAAGAAAGTGATTTACTCGGTGAATTAAATGTGCCGTTAAATGCTTATTACGGAGTTCAGACTCAAAGAGCAATAGACAATTTCAAAATTTCAGGACAGCTTTTGTCATCATATCCGGAATTTATTAAAGGTTTGGCGTATGTGAAAAAAGCGGCTGCTAAAACCAATTATGAATTAGGTCTTTTAGATCAGGATTTATATTTTAAAATTGCAGAAACCTGTGACGAGTTAATCGGTGGATTATTCCACAGCGAATTTCCGGTAGATATGATTCAGGGTGGAGCAGGAACTTCTATTAACATGAATGCTAATGAAGTAATTGCGAACCGAGTTTTAGAAAAATTAGGTAAAAATAAAGGTGAATACGAATTCTGTTCGCCAAACGATCATATCAATCTTTCGCAGTCTACCAATGATGCATATCCTACCGCAATCAAAATGGGATTGTTGCAGATGAACGAAAATTTAGTGAAAAAATTGGTGGGAATCGTGGAAGCTTTCCGTGAAAAAGGAAAAGAGTTTCATGATGTCATTAAAATGGGAAGAACGCAACTTCAGGACGCTGTTCCGATGACGATGGGACAAGAATTTGAAGCATTTGCAGCAACTTTAGAAGAAGATATTTCTAAATTAAATAACAACGCCAATCTTTTTGTTGAAGTCAATATGGGTGCAACGGCAATTGGTACCGGAATCAACGCTCCAATCGGTTATGCTACGCTTTGTGCTAAAAATTTAGCTGAACTGACGGGATATCCGGTGATTTCTGCTCCAGATTTGGTTGAAGCAACTCCAGATACAGGTTCTTATGTGATTTATTCTTCAGCAATGAAGCGTCTTGCGGTGAAACTTTCTAAAATCTGTAATGATTTAAGATTGCTTTCTTCAGGACCTAGAGCCGGATTATCTGAAATTAATCTTCCGCCAATGCAACCCGGTTCATCGATTATGCCTGGAAAAGTAAATCCTGTAATTCCGGAAGTGGTTAATCAGGTTTGTTTTAAAGTGATTGGAAATGATTTGACAGTGACTTTTGCTGCTGAAGCCGGACAATTACAATTAAACGTAATGGAGCCCGTTCTTTCGCACGCGATTATGGAAAATATTCACTTCTTGTGTAATGCTCTAGAAACGCTTCGTGAAAAATGTGTCATCGGAATTACTGCCAATAAAGACGTTTGTCTGAATATGGTAAAACACAGCATTGGAATTGTAACTGCTTTGAATCCTTACATCGGATACAAACAGTCAACAAAAATTGCAAAAGAAGCTTTAGAAACCGGTAAAAGTGTTTATAATTTAGTTCTGGAACAGAATCTACTTTCTCAGGAAAAATTAGACGAAATTCTGGACCCTAAAAATATGTTGAAACCGCACAATAAATAA
- a CDS encoding N-acetylmuramoyl-L-alanine amidase: MRKTLYIISLSTLVFSCTSQKNIKKNTYRSKTPVSQPKTVINSTSQEKIKPQITKESGVEFFTTNIADITKNDNTASYGSIVSAKPAGYKVVKTHFPAIAQNFRQKYLILHYTVLPDDKSVTVLTQQGVSAHYLVNNLGDNEIYQLVDENKRSYHAGVSAWRADKNLNDTSIGIEIVNMGFTADATGARTFQPFSDDQIKKVAALAKDIVTRYNIPATNVLAHSDIAPLRKQDPGPQFPWKKLYDEYQIGMWYDEAAKQNLLTLAQTDVSTRYNDSPFIFLVQTALQKFGYEIYPNGKWDDATKKTIEALQYHFRPQNYDGIMDAETWAILQALNQKYPTK; this comes from the coding sequence ATGCGTAAGACATTATATATCATAAGCTTAAGTACACTTGTTTTTTCATGTACGTCACAAAAAAATATTAAAAAAAATACGTACCGCTCGAAAACTCCAGTCTCACAACCAAAAACTGTCATTAATTCTACTTCTCAGGAAAAAATTAAACCACAAATAACAAAAGAAAGTGGAGTAGAGTTTTTTACTACCAATATTGCAGATATCACTAAAAATGATAATACGGCAAGTTACGGTTCTATTGTTTCGGCAAAACCTGCAGGATATAAAGTGGTGAAGACCCATTTCCCCGCAATTGCACAAAATTTCAGACAAAAATATCTGATTCTTCATTACACCGTTTTACCGGATGATAAATCGGTAACAGTTCTTACTCAGCAAGGCGTTAGTGCACATTATCTTGTAAATAATTTAGGTGACAATGAGATCTATCAATTGGTAGACGAAAACAAACGTTCTTATCATGCAGGAGTAAGTGCATGGCGTGCAGATAAAAACCTAAACGACACCTCAATTGGAATTGAGATCGTCAATATGGGATTTACAGCTGATGCAACTGGAGCAAGAACCTTTCAGCCTTTTAGTGATGACCAAATTAAAAAAGTGGCAGCTTTGGCTAAAGATATTGTAACCAGATATAATATTCCTGCAACCAATGTTTTGGCGCATTCAGATATTGCCCCTTTAAGAAAACAAGATCCGGGTCCACAGTTTCCTTGGAAAAAATTGTACGACGAATATCAGATAGGAATGTGGTATGACGAAGCTGCAAAACAAAATCTTTTGACTTTAGCACAGACTGATGTTTCAACGAGATACAATGACTCTCCGTTCATCTTTTTGGTTCAGACTGCATTGCAGAAATTTGGTTACGAAATTTATCCTAACGGAAAGTGGGATGATGCTACCAAAAAAACAATTGAAGCATTGCAATATCACTTCAGACCTCAAAACTACGATGGGATTATGGATGCCGAAACATGGGCAATTCTTCAAGCTTTAAATCAAAAATATCCTACAAAATAA